Proteins from one Esox lucius isolate fEsoLuc1 chromosome 19, fEsoLuc1.pri, whole genome shotgun sequence genomic window:
- the LOC114829525 gene encoding mucin-5AC-like, producing MSYKPGDTYSRTCQECTCKDGQWSCIGLDCPGTCSIEGGSHITTYDGKAYTFHGDCSYVLSKQIYGSVFTILGDIEKCGTTDTETCLKGVTLVIPQSKTSYGLRLEIQLTPIMQVYITASSSLKGKTQGLCGDFNSVQADDFRTINGLVEGTAVTFANTWKTQASCPDVTQSYENPCSLSNCMYDSCNCEKTEQCMCAAISSYVHACAAAGILLTGWRNTTCGNYAQCPDTMVYDYDMTSCGRTCRSLSQKDFTCQVEHVSVDGCGCAEGTYMNDQEECVPASGCPCYYGDKPLDQGFTSINGAPCTCSGSNWDCTNNVCPGTCAIYGDGHYITFDEKRFNFNGDCEYTLAQDYCSNNLNGTFRVITQNIPCGTTGTTCSKAIKLFLGSKEIILQDEVVKVVKQETGIDVDFKVHTVGLYIVIEAGNGLILMWDKRTSLFIKLDSKFKGQVCGLCGNYDGNGNNDFTSRNQEVVVEALAFGNSWKVSPGCPDAVDIRDPCTVRSYRQSWSLKRCSIIKSPVFADCHSQVDPTPYHDECVRDSCACDTGGDCECFCTAVAAYAQACNEAGTCIRWRTPDICHLPESRRNMLKTDPCTGRNNYTPNIHHYRYLNDSSYTLSAWLSLVRNNYTPNIHHYRYLNDSSYTLSAWLSLVRNNYTPNIHHYRYLNDSSYTLSAWLSLVRNNYTPNIHHYRYLNDSSYTLSAWLSLVRNNYTPNIHHYRYLNDSSYTLSAWLSLVRNNYTPNIHHYRYLNDSSYTLSAWLSLVRNNYTPNIHHYRYLNDSSYTLSAWLSLVRNNYTPNIHHYRYLNDSSYTLSAWLSLVSLVVTAPSTSTETTTPPTSTPTITPSTTTTETTTSPKSTHITTPSTTSTVTTTPPTTTPTITPSTTTTETTTSPTSTNTPSTTTTETTTSPTSTPITPSTNTTITTTLPESTSTVTPSTTTTVTTIPPASTSTITPSTTPITTTTSPSTPMTVPTLSPITTKSPTSTTNPTSTSTPPPPKDCPYVDPPRKNGESWKPNNCSTDTCVNGTIIKTFVACGNVDVPVCENGYPPVKVYDESGCCFQYECECICSGWGDPHYVTFDGLYYSFQENCTYVLVKEIVPRYNFRIEIDNYNCDPSRHVTCPRSLFVYYKSYTIVLTPINTETTTSLVTINGKQIFPTYSNEDLMITSTGVQLLLKIPAIKAEVMFRSIQFSVSLPYSLFHNNTEGQCGTCDNNRKNDCRSPNGQIAPCPDTAHRWQIPDANKTYCKPGPPPPPPPTTPPCQPDRTKICDIIMSQVFKSCHDVIPPGPFFEACKYDVCHMTNKTIGCSSLEAYAQTCVEHSVCIDWRGSTNGLCGYKCPKPKVYKACGPAIQPTCNSRYNEKYIQPCEGVPSEKNFVCDEVREGCFCPEGTILFNTYSGTCVKNCGCTGPDGTNKQPGETWRSNCLECECSADTMSVHCRPVVCPTQQVVTCKEVGEVLVKETVDCCQQNKCVCDVSGCPEPPLCPLGTELNTSKGSCCLTYTCVPKPVCVFNNKEYQPGDVWSSPSNSCVQYNCTNIKDKFIPVDSKIQCPDFRPEDCIPGTETTDANGCCVSCTPSNCAVKKNTTYLQVNNCRSVIPVELAACGGACGTSSMYSAVKMGLMHSCSCCQELSTSVRQVDMVCSNGKKTSQSYTYINKCGCSVTECDDKH from the exons ATGTCTTACAAGCCTGGAGATACATACTCTAGAACATGCCAAGAATG TACCTGCAAGGATGGCCAGTGGAGCTGTATAGGTCTGGACTGTCCAGGTACCTGCTCCATAGAGGGAGGTTCCCACATCACCACCTACGACGGGAAAGCCTACACCTTCCATGGAGACTGCTCCTATGTCCTGTCCAAG CAAATCTATGGGAGTGTTTTCACCATCCTGGGTGACATAGAGAAATGTGGGACAACAGACACTGAGACCTGCCTAAAGGGTGTAACCCTGGTGATTCCACAGTCCAAA ACCTCTTATGGGCTTCGTCTGGAGATCCAGTTAACACCTATAATGCAGGTGTACATCACAGCTAGCAGTTCCCTTAAAGGAAAAACCCAGG GTCTTTGTGGAGACTTTAACAGCGTCCAAGCCGATGACTTTAGAACCATCAATGGACTGGTGGAAGGAACGGCTGTGACATTTGCCAACACGTGGAAGACCCAAGCAAGCTGCCCCGATGTGACCCAGAGCTATGAGAACCCATGCTCTCTGAGT AATTGCATGTATGACAGCTGTAACTGTGAGAAGACTGAGCAGTGCATGTGTGCAGCAATCTCCTCCTACGTCCACGCCTGTGCTGCTGCTGGCATCCTGCTGACAGGATGGAGAAACACCACCTGTG GAAATTACGCTCAGTGCCCTGACACGATGGTGTATGACTACGATATGACCAGCTGTGGTCGCACCTGTCGCTCGCTAAGCCAAAAGGACTTTACCTGCCAG GTAGAACACGTGTCTGTGGATGGTTGTGGCTGTGCTGAGGGAACCTACATGAATGACCAGGAAGAATGCGTCCCTGCCTCAGGCTGCCCCTGCTACTATGGAGACAAGCCCCTGGACCAAGGATTTACCAGTATCAATGGGGCTCCTTG CACTTGCAGTGGAAGCAATTGGGATTGCACCAATAACGTGTGTCCCGGGACGTGTGCCATATATGGAGATGGTCATTACATCACATTCGATGAGAAAAGGTTTAATTTCAATGGAGACTGTGAATACACTCTAGCTCAG GACTACTGTTCCAACAATCTAAACGGAACCTTTAGAGTGATCACGCAGAACATTCCCTGTGGAACTACCGGCACAACCTGTTCCAAGGCCATCAAGCTCTTCTTGGGG AGCAAAGAGATTATACTACAAGATGAAGTTGTAAAAGTGGTGAAGCAGGAGACCGGGATAGATGTGGACTTCAAGGTCCACACTGTTGGTCTGTACATTGTTATTGAGGCTGGAAATGGTCTGATTCTAATGTGGGATAAGAGAACAAGCCTGTTCATCAAACTCGACTCTAAATTCAAG GGACAAGTGTGTGGTCTGTGCGGAAACTACGACGGAAATGGGAATAATGACTTCACGTCCAGAAACCAGGAAGTGGTCGTGGAAGCGCTGGCATTTGGCAACAGCTGGAAAGTGTCTCCCGGTTGCCCCGATGCTGTTGACATAAGGGACCCGTGCACCGTGAGGTCGTACAGGCAGTCCTGGTCTCTGAAACGCTGCAGCATCATCAAGAGTCCAGTATTCGCAGACTGCCACTCCCAG GTGGACCCCACCCCATATCATGATGAGTGTGTCAGGGACTCGTGTGCCTGTGACACTGGGGGAGACTGTGAGTGTTTCTGTACAGCTGTAGCAGCCTACGCCCAGGCCTGTAACGAGGCGGGGACCTGCATACGCTGGAGAACGCCAGACATCTGCC ACCTGCCAGAATCCAGAAGGAACATGCTCAAAACAGATCCCTGCACTGGAAG aaacaactacacccccaacatccaCCACTACAGGTACCTCAACGACTCCTCTTACACCCTGTCAGCCTGGTTGTCACTGGTCAG aaacaactacacccccaacatccaCCACTACAGGTACCTCAACGACTCCTCTTACACCCTGTCAGCCTGGTTGTCACTGGTCAG aaacaactacacccccaacatccaCCACTACAGGTACCTCAACGACTCCTCTTACACCCTGTCAGCCTGGTTGTCACTGGTCAG aaacaactacacccccaacatccaCCACTACAGGTACCTCAACGACTCCTCTTACACCCTGTCAGCCTGGTTGTCACTGGTCAG aaacaactacacccccaacatccaCCACTACAGGTACCTCAACGACTCCTCTTACACCCTGTCAGCCTGGTTGTCACTGGTCAG aaacaactacacccccaacatccaCCACTACAGGTACCTCAACGACTCCTCTTACACCCTGTCAGCCTGGTTGTCACTGGTCAG aaacaactacacccccaacatccaCCACTACAGGTACCTCAACGACTCCTCTTACACCCTGTCAGCCTGGTTGTCACTGGTCAG aaacaactacacccccaacatccaCCACTACAGGTACCTCAACGACTCCTCTTACACCCTGTCAGCCTGGTTGTCACTGGTCAG CCTGGTTGTCACTG ccccatcaactagcacagaaacaactacacccccaacatctacccctaccattaccccatcaactacaactacagaaaCTACTACATCCCCAAAATCTACCCATATcacaaccccatcaactacaTCTACAGTAACTACTACACCCCCAACAACTACCCCTACCATTACCCCATCAACGActactacagaaacaactacatccccaacctCTACCAACACCCcatcaactacaactacagaaacgactacatccccaacatccaCTCCTATCACACCATCAACTAATACTACGATAACAACTACACTCCCAGAATCTACCTCCACcgtaaccccatcaactacaactacagtaaCAACTATACCCCCTGCATCTACctctaccataaccccatcaacaacTCCAATAACAACTACAACCTCACCATCAACCCCTATGACTGTACCCACTTTATCTCCAATAACTACCAAGAGTCCTACCTCTACCACAAACCCgacatccacatccacaccacctccacccaAAGACTGTCCATATGTTGATCCACCAAGAAAG AATGGTGAGTCTTGGAAGCCAAACAACTGCTCAACTGATACGTGTGTGAATGGTACAATTATAAAAACGTTTGTGGCCTGTGGGAATGTTGACGTGCCTGTGTGTGAAAATGGATATCCACCAGTGAAGGTCTACGACGAGTCTGGTTGCTGCTTTCAGTATGAATGTGAAT gTATTTGCTCTGGATGGGGAGATCCTCATTACGTCACATTTGATGGACTATATTACAGTTTCCAAGAAAATTGCACCTATGTTTTGGTTAAAGAAATTGTTCCTCGATATAACTTCAGGATTGAGATTGACAACTACAACTGCGACCCATCTAGACACGTGACCTGTCCTCGGTCTCTTTTTGTCTACTACAAGTCCTATACAATTGTTCTCACTCCTATCAACACGGAAACAACAACTAGTTTG GTCACCATCAATGGTAAGCAGATCTTCCCCACTTATTCTAATGAAGACCTCATGATCACCAGCACTGGTGTCCAGTTACTGTTGAAGATCCCAGCCATTAAGGCAGAAGTGATGTTCAGGAGTATTCAGTTCAGCGTTTCCCTGCCTTACTCCCTTTTCCACAATAACACAGAGGGACAGTGTG GCACTTGTGACAATAATAGGAAAAACGACTGCAGATCTCCAAACGGTCAGATCGCTCCGTGTCCTGACACGGCCCATCGGTGGCAGATTCCTGATGCCAATAAAACCTATTGTAAACCTGGCccgcccccaccaccaccccctacAACACCCCCCTGCCAGCCAGACAGGACAAAGATCTGTGACATCATCATGAGCCA GGTCTTCAAATCATGCCATGACGTGATCCCACCGGGACCTTTCTTTGAGGCCTGTAAATACGATGTCTGCCACATGACAAATAAGACGATCGGCTGCTCCAGCCTGGAGGCCTACGCCCAAACGTGTGTGGAACATAGCGTCTGCATTGACTGGAGGGGATCAACTAACGGACTATGTG GATATAAATGCCCTAAACCCAAAGTGTATAAAGCATGTGGCCCGGCTATCCAGCCAACTTGCAATTCAAG atACAATGAGAAGTACATACAGCCATGCGAGGGAGTCCCATCAGAAAAAAACTTTGTGTGTGATGAAGTCAGGGAGGGCTGTTTCTGCCCCGAGGGAACCATCTTGTTCAACACATACTCTGGCACCTGTGTTAAAAACTGTG GATGCACGGGACCTGATGGCACCAATAAACAG CCTGGCGAAACATGGCGGAGTAACTGCCTTGAGTGTGAATGTAGCGCTGACACAATGAGTGTCCATTGTAGGCCAGTGGTATGTCCAACACAACAAGTTGTTACTTGTAAGGAGGTTGGTGAGGTGCTGGTCAAGGAAACAGTGGACTGCTGtcagcaaaacaaatgtg TGTGTGATGTGAGTGGCTGTCCAGAACCACCCCTCTGCCCACTAGGAACTGAGCTGAATACATCAAAGGGAAGTTGCTGCCTGACTTACACCTGCG TTCccaaacctgtgtgtgtcttcaacAACAAGGAATATCAG CCTGGGGATGTTTGGTCATCCCCTAGTAATTCCTGTGTGCAGTATAATTGCACAAACATAAAAGACAAGTTCATCCCTGTGGATTCCAAAATACAGTGTCCAGATTTCCGTCCAGAAGACTGCATCCCT GGAACTGAGACGACTGATGCAAATGGCTGCTGTGTATCAT gCACACCAAGTAACTGTGCTGTGAAGAAGAACACCACCTACCTCCAGGTTAATAACTGCAGGTCTGTTATACCAGTGGAGCTGGCAGCCTGTGGGGGAGCCTGTGGAACATCTTCTAT GTACTCTGCAGTGAAAATGGGCTTGATGCACTCCTGCTCCTGCTGTCAGGAGTTGTCGACCAGTGTGAGGCAGGTGGATATGGTCTGCTCTAATGGAAAGAAGACCTCTCAGTCCTATACTTACATTAATAAGTGTGGCTGCAGTGTGACTGAGTGTGACGACAAgcactaa